From a single Calothrix sp. NIES-2098 genomic region:
- a CDS encoding UDP-glucose 4-epimerase: MTKTILITGGAGYIGSHAVLALRNAGYEVIVLDNLSNGHRELVEDVLQVKLIVGDMSDRSLLARIFSTHNIDAVMHFAAYIAVGVSVTHPAKYYQNNVIGTLTLLKAMLKGGESEVFNLGNGSGFSVRELIETAKTVTGRKIKIEERDRRPGDPPILVGSSYKARQQLGWQPQYPNLEEIISHAWQWHQKRHI, from the coding sequence ATGACAAAAACTATTTTAATTACGGGAGGAGCCGGATATATTGGCTCCCATGCAGTATTAGCTCTCAGAAATGCAGGTTATGAAGTAATTGTTTTAGATAACCTGTCGAATGGACATCGAGAACTTGTAGAAGATGTTTTGCAGGTAAAGTTAATTGTTGGGGATATGAGCGATCGCTCTCTTCTCGCTCGCATATTCTCCACTCATAATATAGATGCAGTGATGCATTTTGCAGCTTACATTGCTGTGGGTGTATCTGTTACTCATCCAGCCAAATATTACCAAAACAATGTTATCGGTACGCTGACACTTTTAAAAGCAATGCTCAAAGGCGGAGAAAGCGAAGTATTTAATTTAGGAAATGGTAGTGGTTTTTCAGTTAGAGAATTGATAGAAACTGCCAAGACAGTAACAGGAAGAAAAATTAAAATCGAAGAGCGCGATCGCAGACCAGGCGATCCTCCTATTTTAGTTGGTAGTAGCTACAAAGCAAGACAACAATTGGGTTGGCAACCTCAATACCCAAACTTAGAAGAAATTATCAGTCACGCTTGGCAATGGCATCAGAAACGCCATATTTAA
- a CDS encoding GTP-binding protein HSR1-related protein, protein MQNIYGNIQGIKASQIKRLQQLYEQRQPGDRLITPEFAQALARMSTDIHQPICCYINRRGQIIRIAVGTPNQTQIPPEELPRRSAERLSGIRCITTQFKSEPPDEAALVAMIRQRLDALVELNVVDGKVKDTFLAYLFPDSDNPWVISPPLSLNDLTEQEFDVLVAEWEEEIADAGVGIFQDIVSDEDRVLLVGLQTEDVSAQRFEDGLAELVRLVESAGGIVLDTMRQKRERPHPQTVVGKGKVEEIKLLAQKVSANLIVFDRDISASQARNLEQEIGIRVVDRTEVILDIFAQRARTQEGKLQVELAQLEYMLPRLRGRGQEMSRLGAGIGTRGPGETKLETERRVIQRRIAQLQQEVNQLQAHRARIRQQRQQQEIPVVALVGYTNAGKSTLLNVLTNAEVYTADQLFATLDPTTRKVVITDPETQQRRSILLTDTVGFIHELPPPLMDAFRATLEEVIEADAMLHIVDLSHPAWENHIASVEEILQEMPEIPEKSTIAFNKIDRVDSETLAEAQQKYPEAVFISATERLGLETLKMRSLKLIDEPIEAISVPQNSY, encoded by the coding sequence ATGCAAAATATTTATGGCAATATTCAGGGAATAAAAGCCAGCCAAATCAAACGATTACAGCAGCTTTACGAGCAACGACAACCTGGAGATAGATTGATTACGCCAGAATTTGCTCAAGCTTTAGCGAGGATGAGTACAGACATCCATCAACCAATTTGTTGTTATATCAATCGACGGGGGCAAATTATCCGAATTGCTGTGGGAACGCCAAATCAAACTCAAATTCCACCTGAAGAATTACCCCGTCGCAGTGCAGAACGCTTAAGCGGTATTCGTTGTATTACTACTCAATTTAAATCAGAACCACCTGATGAAGCTGCATTGGTTGCAATGATACGTCAGCGCTTAGATGCGCTAGTAGAATTAAATGTAGTTGATGGAAAAGTAAAAGATACTTTTTTAGCTTATCTTTTCCCCGATTCTGACAATCCTTGGGTTATTTCACCTCCTTTAAGTTTGAACGATCTAACCGAACAAGAATTTGATGTTTTAGTTGCAGAATGGGAAGAAGAAATCGCTGACGCAGGCGTGGGAATATTTCAAGACATTGTATCTGATGAAGATAGGGTTTTGTTGGTAGGACTACAGACAGAAGATGTCTCTGCGCAACGCTTTGAAGATGGACTTGCTGAACTGGTGCGTTTGGTTGAAAGTGCTGGCGGAATTGTCCTAGATACGATGCGACAAAAGCGAGAACGACCCCATCCGCAAACTGTTGTCGGTAAGGGAAAGGTTGAGGAAATTAAACTTTTAGCCCAAAAAGTTAGCGCTAATTTGATTGTTTTTGACCGAGATATTTCTGCATCTCAAGCCCGCAATTTGGAACAAGAAATTGGCATTCGAGTTGTAGACCGCACAGAAGTAATTCTCGATATTTTCGCTCAACGCGCTCGTACTCAAGAGGGTAAATTACAAGTAGAATTGGCGCAACTCGAATATATGTTACCTCGGCTGCGCGGTCGCGGTCAGGAAATGTCTCGATTAGGTGCAGGAATTGGGACGCGAGGGCCTGGTGAAACAAAACTAGAGACAGAACGGCGAGTAATTCAACGGCGAATTGCTCAACTACAGCAGGAAGTCAATCAATTACAAGCACATCGCGCCCGCATTAGACAACAACGACAACAGCAAGAAATTCCAGTTGTGGCATTAGTGGGTTACACCAATGCTGGTAAATCTACGTTGTTGAATGTGTTAACTAATGCAGAAGTTTACACCGCAGACCAACTCTTTGCCACCCTCGACCCGACAACGCGCAAAGTAGTAATTACAGATCCAGAAACACAACAACGGCGGTCAATTCTGCTCACAGATACAGTAGGGTTTATCCACGAACTTCCACCACCGCTAATGGATGCATTTCGCGCCACATTGGAGGAAGTGATTGAGGCAGATGCGATGCTTCATATCGTAGATTTATCCCATCCAGCTTGGGAAAACCATATTGCGAGTGTAGAGGAAATTCTCCAAGAAATGCCTGAGATTCCTGAAAAAAGTACGATCGCTTTTAACAAGATTGACCGCGTAGATAGCGAAACTTTGGCGGAAGCTCAACAAAAGTATCCCGAAGCTGTGTTTATTTCAGCAACTGAGCGCTTGGGTTTAGAGACTTTAAAAATGCGATCGCTCAAACTAATTGACGAACCTATAGAAGCGATCTCTGTCCCACAAAATTCATACTAA
- a CDS encoding glycosyltransferase, MGT family protein, whose translation MTHFGIICPPYPGHINPQAALGRELQLRGHRVTFLQIPDLEFKVRSQGVNFHPIGEAIYQPGSMAETFAQLGKLSAVEALRYSLDFCQQMVEIICQDAPKAIAATGIEVLLVDQLEPVGETVAEYLNLPFICISCGQVIHRRADVPPFFTPWNYQNTPWAKIRNQVAYYFLDRNCQPILRTINRYRQQWKLPNYRHIYASNARLAHISQQPPTFEFPIPNLRSHLHYVGPLRNASPQLIDFPYDKLTTQPMIYASLGSVQNTKYEVFCCIAAACAELDVQLVIAHGGGMSAEMEQSLPGCPLVVEYAPQPDVMAKANLTITHAGMNTTLDSLSYGVPLVAIPITFEQPGTGARIRSTGVGEVVSLPELSISRLRSKIEQVLTTDSYRKKAQKIQQSIQQAGGVKQAANIIEQVTQYQSSQIVEP comes from the coding sequence ATGACTCACTTTGGCATTATTTGCCCACCCTATCCCGGACATATAAACCCCCAAGCTGCTTTGGGACGAGAATTACAATTGCGCGGTCATCGGGTTACTTTTTTGCAAATTCCCGATTTGGAATTCAAGGTGCGATCGCAAGGAGTCAACTTTCATCCGATTGGCGAAGCGATTTATCAACCTGGTTCAATGGCTGAAACCTTTGCTCAATTGGGAAAGTTAAGTGCTGTAGAGGCGTTGCGTTACTCCCTGGATTTTTGCCAGCAAATGGTGGAAATCATCTGTCAAGATGCACCAAAAGCGATCGCCGCAACGGGAATTGAGGTTTTGCTAGTAGATCAACTCGAACCTGTGGGCGAAACAGTAGCAGAATATCTCAACCTTCCGTTTATCTGCATTTCTTGCGGCCAGGTAATTCACCGTCGCGCTGATGTTCCGCCTTTTTTTACTCCTTGGAATTATCAAAATACCCCGTGGGCAAAAATCCGCAATCAGGTAGCTTATTACTTTTTAGATCGCAATTGTCAACCAATTTTGCGAACGATTAATCGCTATCGCCAACAGTGGAAGTTGCCAAATTATCGCCATATCTACGCCTCCAACGCCCGACTCGCCCATATTAGCCAACAACCTCCAACATTTGAATTTCCTATTCCCAACTTGCGATCGCACCTCCATTATGTAGGGCCTTTACGCAACGCTTCACCACAATTGATTGATTTTCCCTACGATAAACTGACTACACAGCCGATGATTTATGCTTCCTTGGGAAGCGTCCAAAACACTAAATATGAAGTATTTTGTTGCATTGCTGCTGCTTGTGCAGAACTAGATGTACAACTGGTAATTGCACATGGAGGTGGAATGAGTGCAGAAATGGAGCAATCTTTACCTGGTTGTCCATTAGTCGTCGAGTATGCACCTCAACCAGATGTCATGGCCAAAGCCAATCTGACGATTACCCATGCGGGGATGAATACAACATTGGATTCTCTCAGCTACGGTGTACCTTTAGTAGCCATTCCCATCACCTTTGAACAACCGGGAACAGGCGCACGCATTCGTTCAACTGGTGTCGGAGAAGTGGTTTCTCTACCAGAACTTAGCATTTCCAGATTGCGCTCAAAAATTGAGCAGGTATTAACGACAGATTCCTATAGAAAGAAAGCGCAAAAAATTCAGCAATCAATTCAACAAGCAGGCGGCGTAAAACAAGCAGCAAATATTATTGAGCAGGTTACTCAATACCAAAGTTCTCAAATTGTAGAGCCATGA
- a CDS encoding dTDP-4-dehydrorhamnose reductase, which produces MTSAFNSTLNTTKSQLPLEVWAGLECTVNRVGDEYFDQLERNGHATRLDDLDLFAELGIQAIRYPVLWERIAPNGLENADWSWADERLERLHKLGIRPIVGLVHHGSGPRDTSLIDPEFPEKLAVFARAVAKRYPWITHYTPVNEPLTTARFSGMYGHWYPHGQDDLTFARALLGECRAIALSMQAIREVNPNAQLVQTEDLGKIYSTPKLAYQAEFENERRWLSFDLLCGRVTPTHPMWGYLRHCGVSEAEIEVFLQNPCPPDIIGINHYLTSERFLDEHLENYPACTHGGNGRDNYADVEAVRVCAEGLAGPRTLLKETWERYQLPLAVTEVHLSCTREEQLRWLHEVWNAAQELREQGADVRAVTAWALLGSYDWNSLLTRCVGYYESGVFDLRSLRPRPTAIAKMVQDLATGRQPNHPILDTPGWWHRQERLLYPAVICDKNRGEFQSLLSPASSRPLAIIGATGTLGRAFARLCELRGISYRLLTRQDMDIANPASVDAALTELQPWAVVNAAGYVRVDDAEREPHICLKINAEGPAILAAACAKHHVALLTFSSDLVFDGAVSNPYIETDSVAPLNVYGCSKVLAEKLVLQAYPASLVIRTSAFFGPWDEYNFVTIALRQLAAGNTFVAAEDAIVSPTYVPDLVHTSLDLLIDGENGLWHLANKDAVAWADLARLAAKKAGVSVSGLISVPTQELGFIAPRPAYSVLGSSRGELMPHLDSAISRYLEERG; this is translated from the coding sequence ATGACTTCTGCTTTCAACTCGACACTCAATACTACCAAATCACAACTTCCCCTAGAAGTGTGGGCTGGTCTAGAGTGTACGGTTAATCGTGTGGGTGACGAGTATTTCGATCAGTTAGAACGCAATGGTCATGCAACGCGTTTAGATGACCTAGATTTATTCGCTGAACTAGGTATACAAGCCATCCGCTATCCAGTGCTGTGGGAACGCATAGCACCGAATGGATTGGAGAATGCTGACTGGTCGTGGGCAGATGAACGATTAGAACGCTTGCACAAACTTGGTATCCGTCCGATTGTGGGATTAGTCCATCATGGCAGCGGCCCGCGTGATACAAGCTTGATAGATCCAGAATTTCCTGAGAAACTAGCGGTTTTTGCGCGGGCGGTGGCGAAACGCTACCCTTGGATAACACATTACACACCTGTAAACGAACCACTGACAACAGCCCGATTTAGTGGGATGTACGGTCACTGGTATCCTCACGGTCAAGACGATTTAACTTTTGCCCGTGCTTTGTTGGGAGAATGTCGAGCGATCGCACTTTCAATGCAAGCCATCCGCGAAGTTAACCCCAATGCTCAACTCGTACAAACTGAAGATTTAGGAAAGATTTACAGTACGCCAAAGCTGGCTTATCAAGCAGAATTTGAGAACGAGCGCCGCTGGTTGAGCTTTGATTTATTGTGTGGTCGAGTTACTCCAACTCATCCCATGTGGGGTTACTTGCGCCATTGTGGTGTCAGCGAGGCTGAAATAGAAGTATTTTTACAAAATCCCTGTCCGCCTGACATTATCGGCATTAACCACTATCTGACGAGCGAGCGCTTTTTAGATGAGCATCTAGAAAATTATCCCGCTTGCACGCATGGCGGTAACGGGCGGGATAACTATGCAGATGTGGAGGCTGTACGAGTTTGTGCTGAAGGTTTGGCAGGGCCGCGAACTTTGCTCAAAGAGACATGGGAACGCTATCAACTGCCCCTAGCTGTGACTGAAGTTCACCTCAGTTGCACCCGTGAAGAACAGTTACGCTGGCTCCATGAAGTGTGGAACGCAGCTCAAGAATTACGAGAACAGGGTGCAGATGTGCGTGCTGTGACGGCTTGGGCACTGCTCGGCAGCTACGATTGGAATAGTTTACTAACTCGCTGTGTAGGATACTACGAGTCAGGGGTATTTGATTTGCGCTCATTACGTCCTCGTCCAACAGCGATCGCCAAAATGGTGCAAGATTTAGCCACTGGACGTCAACCCAATCACCCCATACTCGACACCCCAGGATGGTGGCATCGGCAAGAACGACTCTTATACCCAGCAGTCATTTGTGATAAGAACAGAGGGGAATTTCAATCTCTACTCTCCCCTGCTTCCTCTCGTCCGCTAGCAATAATTGGAGCCACAGGTACTTTAGGTAGGGCTTTCGCTCGCTTGTGCGAACTACGTGGCATCTCCTATCGCCTGCTCACACGGCAAGATATGGACATTGCCAATCCCGCTTCCGTTGATGCAGCCCTTACCGAGTTACAACCTTGGGCAGTTGTGAATGCTGCGGGATACGTGCGAGTAGATGATGCAGAACGCGAACCTCATATTTGTTTAAAGATAAACGCTGAAGGCCCGGCAATTTTAGCTGCTGCTTGTGCTAAACATCATGTAGCGCTGCTGACTTTTTCATCAGATTTAGTATTTGATGGTGCTGTCTCTAATCCTTATATCGAAACTGATAGCGTTGCTCCTCTGAATGTGTATGGGTGCAGCAAAGTTTTGGCAGAAAAGCTTGTATTACAGGCTTATCCAGCATCCTTAGTGATTCGTACCAGTGCATTTTTCGGCCCTTGGGATGAGTACAACTTTGTCACCATCGCCCTGCGACAATTAGCAGCAGGTAATACTTTTGTAGCCGCAGAAGATGCGATCGTCTCACCTACTTATGTACCCGATCTTGTTCATACCAGCCTTGATTTGCTAATTGATGGCGAGAACGGTTTATGGCACTTGGCAAATAAAGACGCTGTAGCTTGGGCTGACTTGGCACGATTAGCGGCGAAAAAAGCAGGTGTGAGTGTTAGCGGTTTAATTTCTGTGCCTACACAAGAACTAGGTTTCATCGCTCCTCGCCCAGCTTATAGCGTTCTCGGTAGCAGTCGCGGTGAATTAATGCCACACCTTGATAGTGCAATTTCTCGCTACTTGGAAGAGAGAGGCTAA
- a CDS encoding UDP-galactopyranose mutase, with amino-acid sequence MPSEKAKVKNNGVSNIISPKQSNRKRSQLEETQSSGTSLLHSSSSNKKIQLTETFQDTPDIICLSHLRWNFVYQRPQHLLSRCAQGKRVFFIEEPIFSPDPVGRLEIDEDASGVVVVVPHLPEGMSEEAINADLQVLIDGLFAKHKIDKYICWYYTPIAIAFTRHLQPQAIVYDCMDELSAFKGASPTLKNYEAELFRLADLVFTGGQSLYESKVNQHPNVYAFPSSVDVPHFAQARNIPEAADQAHIPHPRLGFFGVIDERMDIELLAGIAEARPDWHLVIIGPVVKIDPATLPQHENIHYLGGRDYKQLPAYLAGWDLATLPFARNESTRFISPTKTPEYLAAGRPVVSTSIRDVVRPYGESKLVRIADTVSDFVTAAEQAMQEDTRTSEWLSRVDAFLEKISWDRTWASMMKLIDSAIAARDSEDKANSKGAASTQAPNIITREFVFDYLVVGAGFSGSAIAERLASQSGKKVLIVDKRNHIGGNAYDHYDDHGVLVHRYGPHIFHTNSREVFEYLSRFTQWRSYEHRVLASVDGQLVPIPINLDTINKLYGMNLNSFEVQEFYKSLAEPIENIRTSEDVVVSKVGRELYEKFFRGYTRKQWGLDPSELDKSVIARIPTRTNRDNRYFTDTYQAMPLHGFTRMFENMLNHPNIKIMLNTDYREIQKAIPCREMVYTGPVDEFFDYRYGKLPYRSLDFKHETHNTTVFQSAPVINYPNEHLYTRVTEFKYLTGQEHNKTSIVYEFPKAEGDPYYPIPRQENNEMYKQYKALSDTTPGVYFVGRLATYKYYNMDQCVAQALSVYKQIAVKAS; translated from the coding sequence ATGCCCAGTGAAAAAGCTAAAGTCAAAAACAACGGTGTCAGTAATATTATTTCACCAAAGCAGAGCAATAGAAAGCGATCGCAGCTGGAAGAAACGCAATCATCAGGTACATCACTGCTGCATTCAAGTTCATCAAATAAAAAGATTCAACTAACGGAAACCTTTCAAGATACTCCTGATATCATCTGCTTATCTCATCTGCGTTGGAATTTTGTTTATCAACGACCACAACATCTTCTTAGCCGTTGCGCCCAAGGAAAACGAGTTTTCTTTATTGAGGAGCCAATTTTCTCCCCCGATCCCGTGGGCAGGTTAGAGATCGACGAAGATGCTAGTGGGGTAGTCGTGGTTGTACCACATCTACCAGAAGGAATGAGTGAAGAAGCTATCAACGCAGATTTACAAGTTTTAATTGATGGTTTGTTTGCCAAACATAAAATCGACAAATACATTTGTTGGTATTACACGCCAATAGCGATCGCATTTACTCGCCATTTGCAGCCTCAAGCCATAGTGTATGATTGCATGGATGAATTGTCTGCATTCAAAGGCGCATCACCCACGTTAAAGAATTACGAAGCCGAACTATTCCGCCTTGCAGACTTAGTATTTACAGGGGGACAAAGCCTTTACGAAAGTAAAGTCAACCAGCATCCCAACGTCTATGCATTTCCTAGCAGTGTAGATGTGCCACACTTTGCCCAAGCCAGAAATATTCCAGAAGCAGCAGATCAAGCCCATATTCCCCATCCTCGCCTCGGATTTTTTGGCGTCATTGACGAACGGATGGATATTGAACTGCTGGCTGGTATTGCCGAAGCGCGTCCTGATTGGCATTTAGTAATTATTGGGCCAGTTGTCAAAATCGATCCCGCAACTTTACCACAGCACGAGAATATACATTATCTCGGTGGCAGAGACTATAAACAACTACCTGCCTATTTAGCAGGGTGGGATTTGGCAACATTACCCTTTGCGCGTAATGAGTCAACACGCTTTATTAGTCCTACCAAAACTCCAGAGTATCTTGCCGCAGGTCGACCTGTAGTATCCACCTCAATTCGCGATGTGGTGCGTCCCTACGGCGAGTCGAAACTGGTGCGAATTGCAGACACAGTTTCGGATTTCGTCACCGCCGCCGAACAAGCAATGCAAGAAGACACCAGAACATCAGAATGGTTGAGTCGAGTAGATGCTTTCTTAGAAAAGATTTCTTGGGATCGGACTTGGGCATCAATGATGAAACTGATTGATTCTGCCATTGCTGCCCGCGATAGTGAAGACAAAGCTAACTCCAAAGGTGCAGCGAGTACACAAGCACCAAATATCATTACTAGAGAATTTGTCTTCGATTACTTGGTTGTCGGCGCTGGTTTTTCTGGCAGCGCGATCGCCGAACGTTTGGCAAGTCAGTCTGGTAAAAAAGTACTGATTGTAGACAAGCGCAATCACATCGGCGGCAATGCCTACGATCATTATGACGATCATGGCGTTCTCGTACACAGATACGGCCCGCATATCTTTCACACCAACTCCCGCGAAGTCTTTGAATACCTTTCGCGCTTCACTCAGTGGCGTTCTTACGAACATCGCGTTCTGGCAAGTGTAGACGGGCAACTTGTCCCGATTCCCATCAACCTCGACACCATCAACAAGTTGTATGGTATGAATCTCAATTCATTCGAGGTGCAGGAGTTTTACAAATCACTCGCTGAACCAATAGAAAACATCCGCACTAGTGAGGATGTGGTGGTGAGCAAAGTTGGTCGAGAACTGTATGAAAAGTTTTTCCGGGGTTATACGCGCAAGCAATGGGGACTCGACCCATCAGAACTTGATAAATCAGTAATTGCCCGGATACCGACCCGCACCAACCGCGACAATCGTTATTTTACCGATACTTACCAAGCAATGCCACTGCACGGCTTTACGCGGATGTTTGAGAATATGCTCAATCATCCGAATATCAAGATAATGCTGAACACAGATTATCGGGAAATTCAAAAAGCCATTCCTTGCCGTGAAATGGTTTACACAGGCCCAGTTGATGAATTTTTTGATTATCGCTATGGCAAGCTACCATATCGATCGCTCGATTTTAAGCATGAGACACACAACACAACTGTGTTTCAATCAGCACCAGTCATCAACTATCCTAACGAACACCTTTATACCCGCGTGACGGAGTTTAAGTACTTAACTGGGCAGGAACACAATAAAACTAGTATTGTGTACGAATTTCCCAAAGCTGAGGGCGATCCTTACTATCCTATACCGCGTCAAGAAAATAACGAAATGTACAAGCAGTATAAGGCGCTGTCTGATACGACACCAGGAGTATATTTTGTCGGCAGACTAGCAACCTACAAGTACTACAACATGGATCAATGTGTTGCTCAGGCTCTCTCTGTGTACAAGCAAATTGCCGTTAAAGCCTCATAA
- a CDS encoding glycerophosphoryl diester phosphodiesterase, giving the protein MTKTLQGTPPIIIGHRGASGYRPEHTLAAYELAIDLGADYIEPDLVASKDGVLIARHENEISETTDVGNHAEFAQRQTTKIIDGETKTGWFTEDFTLAELKTLRAKERIPEVRSQNTNYDGLFEIPTLQEIINLAKAKSTAVGRTIGIYPETKHPSYFQSIGLPLEEPLLASLQANGYQGANAPVFIQSFEVSNLKYLATKTDLPLVQLINNTGKPYDFIVNGGDRTYADLVTASGLTEIAKYAKAIGVHKNLLVPRDSHGKLRLPTSLITDAHNAGLLVHAWTFRNEDLFLPLDFQGNPQKEYELFFSLGVDGVFSDFPDTAKLVKLTL; this is encoded by the coding sequence ATGACTAAAACTTTGCAAGGTACACCCCCAATCATTATTGGACATAGAGGTGCTAGCGGCTATCGTCCAGAACATACATTGGCTGCTTATGAATTAGCAATTGATTTAGGGGCTGATTATATTGAACCAGATTTAGTTGCTAGCAAAGACGGTGTATTAATTGCTCGTCACGAAAATGAAATTTCGGAAACGACTGATGTTGGTAACCATGCGGAATTTGCTCAACGCCAAACTACCAAAATTATTGATGGAGAAACCAAAACAGGCTGGTTTACTGAAGACTTTACCCTGGCAGAACTAAAAACACTACGGGCAAAAGAGCGAATTCCCGAAGTGCGATCGCAAAATACAAACTATGATGGACTATTTGAAATTCCCACACTGCAAGAAATCATCAATTTAGCCAAGGCTAAAAGTACCGCAGTTGGTCGTACCATTGGTATTTATCCAGAAACCAAGCACCCTTCTTATTTCCAGTCGATTGGATTACCGCTAGAAGAACCTTTACTAGCAAGTTTACAGGCGAACGGTTATCAAGGAGCGAATGCACCTGTATTCATCCAGTCTTTTGAAGTTAGCAACCTCAAATATTTAGCAACAAAAACTGATTTACCTTTAGTGCAATTAATTAATAATACTGGAAAGCCTTATGATTTTATCGTCAATGGAGGCGATCGCACCTATGCAGACTTGGTGACAGCATCAGGTTTAACAGAGATTGCTAAATATGCAAAGGCGATTGGAGTTCATAAAAATCTGCTTGTGCCTAGAGATAGTCATGGTAAATTGCGATTGCCTACATCATTAATCACCGATGCTCATAACGCTGGTTTGCTAGTTCATGCTTGGACTTTCCGCAATGAAGATTTGTTTTTACCTCTCGATTTTCAAGGTAATCCGCAAAAAGAATACGAGCTATTTTTCAGCTTAGGCGTTGATGGCGTCTTTAGTGATTTTCCCGATACTGCTAAGTTGGTAAAATTAACCTTATAA
- a CDS encoding fatty acid desaturase: MNICERPLSYYIKIEQFSAQENTVYGLVIAILIISLWVGSLALLLSINYAIMPVWLIPIAIVWQMFLYTGLFITAHDAMHGSIFRKNPKINNFIGSLAVTLYAVFPYQQLLKKHWLHHRHPASELDPDFHDGKSENAISWYFRFMKEYSNWRQLIVLTIVFNLAKYFLHISEINLILFWSIPPILSSMQLFYFGTFLPHREPELGYIYPHCSQTIALPTFWSFIACYHFGYHEEHHEYPHVPWWQLPSIYRQRVLNN; this comes from the coding sequence TTGAATATTTGCGAGCGACCACTTAGCTATTATATAAAAATTGAGCAATTCAGCGCTCAAGAAAATACTGTTTATGGGCTGGTAATTGCCATACTAATTATTAGCCTTTGGGTAGGTAGTTTGGCTTTGTTACTGAGCATTAACTATGCCATAATGCCAGTTTGGTTAATACCGATTGCTATAGTTTGGCAAATGTTCCTCTATACAGGATTATTCATTACTGCGCATGATGCTATGCATGGGTCGATTTTTCGCAAAAATCCGAAAATTAATAATTTTATCGGTTCGCTAGCTGTAACGCTTTACGCTGTGTTTCCATATCAACAGCTTTTAAAGAAACATTGGTTACATCATCGTCATCCTGCTAGCGAACTTGACCCCGATTTTCATGATGGTAAAAGCGAAAATGCAATTTCCTGGTATTTCCGCTTCATGAAAGAATACTCTAATTGGCGACAATTAATAGTGCTAACTATCGTATTTAATTTGGCTAAATACTTTTTGCATATCTCAGAAATTAATCTCATCTTATTTTGGAGTATTCCACCAATTTTAAGTTCAATGCAACTGTTTTATTTCGGAACTTTTTTACCTCATCGAGAACCGGAATTAGGGTACATTTATCCCCATTGCAGCCAAACAATTGCCTTGCCAACTTTTTGGTCATTCATCGCTTGCTACCACTTTGGTTATCATGAAGAACATCATGAGTATCCCCATGTACCTTGGTGGCAACTTCCATCTATATATAGGCAGAGAGTCTTGAATAATTAA
- a CDS encoding peptidase T2 asparaginase 2 encodes MIPTIIVHGGAKTIKEEKVAANKAGCTAAAEAGWAVLLGGGSAAEAVEAAIRVLESDPTFNASLGATLNSDGEVELDAAIMEGTLSWGAVAAVQGIRHPISVARKIMDDKPRLLVARGAERFAADCGAEMCKKEDLIAEEQWQQWKEEQEVIDRPNTVGCVALDASGILVAGTSTGGTTKQQQGRVGDTAVVGSGLYADNKLGACSTTGDGESIIPVVLAKTAIDFLTGDRHPDEAAQMAIKALKSKVKGEAGCILLDRQGRVGWAYNSSHMACAYITAGQDKVAFFTQK; translated from the coding sequence ATGATACCAACCATTATTGTTCACGGTGGGGCAAAAACCATCAAGGAAGAAAAAGTTGCAGCTAACAAAGCAGGCTGTACCGCAGCAGCTGAAGCCGGTTGGGCAGTGTTACTCGGTGGAGGTAGTGCCGCAGAAGCCGTGGAAGCAGCCATCCGCGTGTTGGAAAGTGACCCGACATTTAACGCCAGTTTAGGTGCAACTCTCAACAGCGACGGAGAAGTGGAACTAGACGCGGCGATTATGGAAGGTACTTTAAGTTGGGGAGCAGTTGCAGCAGTTCAAGGTATCCGTCATCCAATCTCCGTTGCACGCAAAATTATGGATGACAAACCCAGGTTACTAGTCGCGAGAGGCGCAGAACGCTTCGCTGCCGATTGCGGAGCCGAAATGTGTAAAAAAGAAGACTTAATAGCCGAGGAGCAGTGGCAGCAGTGGAAGGAAGAACAGGAAGTTATAGATCGCCCTAATACCGTAGGTTGCGTAGCTTTGGATGCTAGCGGCATCTTAGTTGCCGGCACTTCAACTGGCGGGACTACGAAACAGCAACAAGGTCGCGTTGGTGATACTGCGGTTGTCGGCTCTGGCTTGTACGCTGATAATAAGCTCGGCGCTTGCTCAACAACAGGTGATGGCGAGTCCATTATTCCAGTGGTTTTGGCTAAAACTGCGATCGATTTCTTAACTGGAGACAGACATCCAGACGAAGCCGCACAGATGGCGATTAAGGCTTTGAAATCGAAAGTTAAAGGTGAAGCCGGTTGCATCCTTTTAGACCGCCAAGGCCGGGTAGGCTGGGCGTATAACTCATCACACATGGCTTGCGCTTATATAACCGCAGGACAAGATAAGGTAGCTTTCTTTACTCAGAAGTAG